One window of Gemmatimonadaceae bacterium genomic DNA carries:
- a CDS encoding GGDEF domain-containing protein produces MVSVELGEALLAEQANLRCEVLLWQRWVRYLALGAMVLLSLVLGSNVQSALLPLALLSASYVGVVMSTSWILRHKAGRIAQSWFPALLLGTDVITLAGLVYLTSPPAQFHRILLFGFLSMQLGVFYFGRRHGLLAAGLTGVAYLVFALLVPPYVTGPHPTGLGVAFNFTLYALISTVLVYTFGSFRERMDALRMYCKVVERGEAASLPQLAAEKWPDELTLLARSFQSMHARLAEQIGSDPLTGCLNRRALESRLRSDLRQARRRGSSVAVAAIDLDHFKEINDSKGHPVGDVVLQQLAGIMKATARDTDSVARFGGDEFVIVLPDTGWQGALTFAERLRRRVDDYTFGPAGAPIALTISIGVALGRGSDPISSEMLIKEADNALYKAKTAGRNRVFS; encoded by the coding sequence ATGGTGTCCGTGGAGCTCGGGGAGGCGCTGCTTGCCGAGCAAGCAAACCTCCGCTGCGAGGTGCTGCTCTGGCAACGCTGGGTGCGATATCTCGCACTCGGCGCCATGGTGCTGTTGTCGTTGGTGCTTGGCTCCAACGTACAGTCGGCGCTGTTGCCGCTCGCGCTGCTCTCGGCATCGTACGTCGGCGTCGTCATGTCGACGTCGTGGATTCTGCGCCACAAAGCGGGACGCATCGCACAGTCGTGGTTCCCGGCGCTGCTGCTTGGCACGGACGTCATCACGCTTGCCGGTCTGGTGTATCTCACCAGCCCGCCGGCGCAGTTCCATCGCATTTTGCTGTTCGGCTTCCTGTCGATGCAGCTCGGCGTGTTCTATTTCGGCCGTCGCCACGGGTTGCTCGCCGCCGGTCTCACGGGCGTCGCGTACCTGGTGTTCGCACTGCTGGTGCCGCCGTACGTGACCGGCCCGCATCCGACCGGCCTTGGCGTCGCGTTCAACTTCACGCTCTACGCGCTCATCAGCACGGTGCTCGTCTACACGTTCGGCAGCTTCCGCGAGCGAATGGATGCGCTGCGCATGTATTGCAAAGTCGTCGAACGTGGTGAAGCCGCGAGCTTGCCGCAACTCGCGGCGGAGAAGTGGCCCGACGAGCTCACGCTGCTGGCGCGCAGCTTCCAGTCGATGCACGCCCGACTCGCCGAACAAATCGGCAGCGATCCGCTCACCGGTTGCCTGAATCGGCGCGCGCTCGAGTCGCGGCTGCGTTCCGATCTGCGGCAGGCCCGGCGTCGCGGCTCGTCGGTCGCCGTCGCGGCGATCGATCTCGATCATTTCAAGGAGATCAACGACTCCAAGGGACATCCCGTTGGAGACGTCGTGTTGCAGCAGCTCGCCGGCATCATGAAGGCGACGGCGCGCGACACGGATTCCGTTGCCCGCTTCGGCGGCGATGAATTCGTCATCGTACTGCCCGACACCGGCTGGCAGGGCGCGCTGACCTTTGCGGAACGTCTGCGCCGGCGCGTGGACGATTACACCTTCGGCCCCGCCGGTGCGCCGATTGCACTCACGATCTCCATCGGCGTGGCGCTCGGCCGCGGCAGCGATCCGATCTCGTCGGAGATGCTGATCAAGGAAGCCGACAACGCCCTGTACAAGGCCAAGACCGCCGGACGAAACCGAGTATTCTCTTGA
- the gyrA gene encoding DNA gyrase subunit A, with amino-acid sequence MTAPNNRERILPRLIDDEIKESFINYSMSVIVSRALPDVRDGLKPVHRRVLYSMFDTGLVPGRPYKKSATVVGDVLGKYHPHGDSSVYDALVRMVQEFSLRYPLIDGQGNYGSVEGDPPAAYRYTEARLMPIAMEMVTDLDKNTVDFVPNFDDHDHEPSVLPAGIPNLVVNGSSGIAVGMATNIPPHNLREVVNAIVHLIDNPDATFGDIRKHIKGPDFPTGGYIYGRAGIKDYQETGRGRIVMRARAVIEEKESSNKSQIVVTEIPYQVNSAKLIENIAELVRDKKLEGISDLRNESDKDGMRIVIELKRDAIPRVVLNQLYKHTAMQSTFGVIMLALVPDERTRSLVPKIMPLKEALEHYIKHRHEIIVRRTQFDLDKALEREHILEGLKIAVDNIDEVIKVIRKAEDTPTANAQLQKRFKLSERQAEAILNMRLAKLTGLEIEKLEEELKEVRGMIKELRALLESKDKRMAVLKDELQTIAKKYGDERRTEITSDEGEFTIEDLIAEEEMVVTISHSGYIKRTSVSTYKKQRRGGRGNNGATLKEEDFVEHLFVASTHDYVLVFTDDGRCFWLKVHEIPQAGRAAKGKPIINMINVTPDTNVSAIVTVRDFPDDQFLLFATKNGTVKKTALSQYSNVRTNGIKAIKIEDDDELIDVQVTTGTNDIVLATRHGLSIRFHEQDVREMGRDTTGVKGIELGARDQVVGMVVIKREANLLVVTEKGLGKCSPIDEYRVQKRGGKGIITVHRTDKTGDAVSLMEVLPDDELMLITKHGVAIRMPVKGIRVAGRNTQGVKLVNLDNDDLVMDVARVVPDDESEAGDDIAEPATVGPEGDDEE; translated from the coding sequence ATGACTGCTCCAAACAACCGTGAACGCATTCTTCCGCGCTTGATCGACGACGAGATCAAAGAGTCGTTCATCAACTACTCGATGTCCGTCATCGTGTCGCGTGCGCTGCCCGACGTGCGCGACGGGCTCAAGCCGGTGCATCGCCGCGTGCTGTACTCGATGTTCGACACGGGGCTCGTTCCTGGTCGCCCGTACAAGAAATCGGCGACGGTCGTCGGCGACGTGCTTGGCAAGTATCACCCGCACGGCGACTCCAGCGTGTACGACGCGCTCGTGCGCATGGTGCAGGAATTCTCGCTGCGCTATCCGCTCATCGACGGTCAGGGCAACTACGGCTCCGTCGAAGGCGATCCGCCGGCGGCGTATCGCTACACCGAAGCGCGGTTGATGCCGATCGCCATGGAGATGGTCACGGATCTCGACAAGAACACCGTCGACTTCGTGCCCAACTTCGACGATCACGACCATGAGCCGTCGGTCTTGCCGGCGGGCATTCCGAATCTGGTCGTCAACGGTTCGTCGGGCATCGCGGTCGGCATGGCGACGAACATTCCGCCGCACAACCTGCGCGAAGTCGTCAACGCCATCGTCCATCTGATCGACAATCCGGACGCGACGTTCGGCGACATTCGCAAGCACATCAAGGGACCCGACTTTCCGACCGGCGGCTACATCTACGGCCGCGCCGGCATCAAGGATTATCAGGAGACGGGCCGCGGCCGCATCGTCATGCGCGCGCGCGCGGTGATCGAGGAGAAGGAGTCCTCGAACAAGTCGCAGATCGTCGTCACCGAAATTCCGTATCAGGTCAACAGCGCGAAGCTCATCGAGAACATCGCGGAGCTCGTGCGCGACAAGAAGCTCGAGGGCATCTCGGACCTGCGCAACGAGTCCGACAAGGACGGCATGCGCATCGTCATCGAGCTGAAGCGCGATGCGATTCCGCGCGTGGTGCTCAATCAGCTGTACAAGCACACCGCGATGCAGTCGACCTTCGGCGTGATCATGCTCGCGCTCGTCCCCGACGAGCGCACGCGCAGTCTCGTGCCGAAGATCATGCCGCTCAAGGAGGCGCTCGAGCACTACATCAAGCACCGCCACGAGATCATCGTCCGCCGGACGCAGTTCGATCTCGACAAGGCGCTCGAGCGCGAGCACATCCTCGAAGGCCTCAAGATCGCCGTCGACAACATCGACGAAGTGATCAAGGTCATTCGCAAGGCTGAAGACACGCCGACGGCGAATGCGCAGCTGCAGAAGCGGTTCAAGCTGTCCGAGCGGCAGGCGGAAGCGATCCTCAACATGCGGCTCGCGAAGCTCACGGGCCTCGAGATCGAAAAGCTGGAAGAGGAGCTCAAGGAAGTCCGCGGGATGATCAAGGAGCTGCGCGCGCTGCTCGAGTCGAAGGACAAGCGCATGGCCGTGCTCAAGGACGAGCTGCAGACCATCGCGAAGAAGTACGGCGACGAGCGCCGCACGGAGATCACGAGCGACGAAGGCGAGTTCACGATCGAAGACCTGATCGCCGAAGAAGAGATGGTCGTCACCATCTCCCACTCGGGCTACATCAAGCGCACGTCGGTCTCGACGTACAAGAAGCAGCGCCGCGGCGGACGCGGCAACAACGGCGCGACGTTGAAGGAAGAGGATTTCGTCGAGCATCTCTTCGTCGCGTCGACGCACGACTACGTGCTCGTGTTCACCGACGACGGCCGCTGCTTCTGGCTCAAGGTGCACGAGATCCCGCAGGCGGGCCGCGCCGCGAAAGGCAAGCCGATCATCAACATGATCAACGTGACGCCCGATACGAACGTGTCGGCGATCGTGACCGTGCGCGACTTCCCCGACGATCAGTTCCTGCTGTTCGCCACCAAGAACGGCACGGTGAAGAAGACCGCGCTGTCACAGTATTCAAATGTGCGCACCAACGGCATCAAGGCGATCAAGATCGAGGACGACGACGAACTGATCGACGTGCAAGTGACCACGGGCACGAACGACATCGTGCTTGCGACGCGTCACGGCCTCTCGATTCGCTTTCACGAGCAGGACGTGCGCGAGATGGGCCGCGACACCACGGGCGTGAAAGGCATCGAGCTCGGCGCCCGCGACCAGGTCGTCGGCATGGTGGTCATCAAGCGCGAAGCCAACCTGCTGGTCGTCACCGAGAAGGGACTCGGCAAGTGCTCGCCGATCGACGAATACCGCGTTCAGAAGCGCGGCGGAAAGGGGATCATCACCGTGCATCGCACCGACAAGACCGGGGACGCGGTTTCGCTCATGGAGGTCCTGCCGGACGATGAGCTCATGCTCATCACCAAACACGGCGTCGCCATCCGGATGCCGGTGAAGGGTATCCGCGTCGCGGGCCGCAACACGCAGGGCGTGAAGCTCGTCAACCTGGACAACGACGATCTGGTGATGGACGTCGCGCGGGTCGTGCCGGACGACGAGTCCGAGGCCGGCGACGACATCGCCGAGCCGGCGACCGTGGGCCCGGAAGGGGACGACGAGGAATAG
- a CDS encoding serine/threonine-protein kinase, with protein MPRCPTCGTIYPADARFCTRDGTRLLASATPGAPVATATDTPRSTSALQRGEGSAPAVTHASLAGKTLQGRYLVERKIGEGGMSFVYLATDVSTRERYAIKVLSAALSQDANAMARLRREASLGMRLAHPNVCHIIRLGETEDGLVYVVMPFVDGEILADRTNRLGQISLADAVPLVRDMAIGLNVAHELKIVHRDLKPENIMVCRREGRDIAVVMDFGLAKERKAGAELQKLTATGIILGTPEFMSPEQLRGKPLDARTDIYSLALMTYEMLTSKLPFQGRTQQELMIARLRSDPTPLRKMRPDLDFPESVERVLLKAMARNPDERFQSTIEFSDAFAAAASEGKGGSGESNGGDGLLGKLFGR; from the coding sequence ATGCCCCGTTGCCCGACCTGCGGCACGATCTATCCCGCTGACGCGCGCTTCTGTACGCGCGACGGCACCCGCCTGCTCGCGTCGGCCACGCCGGGGGCACCGGTCGCAACGGCGACCGACACGCCCCGCTCGACGTCGGCGTTGCAGCGTGGCGAAGGTTCCGCGCCCGCGGTGACGCACGCCAGTCTCGCGGGCAAGACGTTGCAGGGCCGGTATCTCGTCGAGCGGAAAATCGGCGAAGGCGGCATGTCGTTCGTGTATCTCGCCACCGATGTGTCGACTCGTGAGCGATACGCGATCAAGGTTCTTTCAGCCGCACTCTCGCAAGACGCGAATGCGATGGCGCGGCTTCGCCGTGAAGCGAGCCTCGGCATGCGGCTGGCGCATCCGAACGTCTGTCACATCATTCGCCTTGGCGAGACCGAGGACGGGCTCGTGTACGTCGTGATGCCGTTCGTCGATGGTGAGATCCTCGCCGATCGCACGAATCGCCTGGGGCAGATCTCACTGGCCGACGCAGTGCCGCTCGTGCGCGACATGGCGATCGGGCTGAACGTGGCGCACGAGCTCAAGATCGTGCATCGCGATCTCAAGCCCGAGAACATCATGGTCTGCCGGCGCGAGGGCCGCGACATCGCGGTCGTCATGGATTTTGGTCTCGCGAAGGAGCGCAAGGCGGGCGCGGAGCTGCAGAAGCTGACGGCGACGGGAATCATCCTGGGGACGCCGGAGTTCATGTCCCCTGAACAGTTGAGGGGAAAGCCACTCGATGCGCGCACGGACATCTACTCGCTCGCGCTCATGACGTACGAGATGCTAACGAGCAAGCTGCCGTTCCAGGGGCGGACGCAGCAGGAGTTGATGATCGCGCGCCTGCGCAGCGATCCGACGCCGCTCCGAAAAATGCGCCCCGATCTCGACTTTCCCGAGTCGGTGGAGCGCGTGCTGCTCAAGGCGATGGCGCGCAATCCCGACGAACGCTTTCAGAGCACCATCGAGTTCTCCGATGCGTTCGCGGCGGCGGCGAGCGAAGGGAAGGGCGGCTCCGGTGAATCGAACGGCGGCGACGGGCTGCTCGGGAAACTCTTCGGCCGGTGA
- the odhB gene encoding 2-oxoglutarate dehydrogenase complex dihydrolipoyllysine-residue succinyltransferase — MTSIKVPPLGESITEATVSRWLKKEGDAVAPGDTLVELETDKITVEVPAMSSGVLTKRAHAEGDVVKVDDLLAEIDEAGVGASTPGVEASGRRGVEATANAPAAAKAEPTPAPASVPRQTEVRASPAAQRVAAETGADLSKVQGTGRGGVVSKPDVIEQSAKPAPQPSAPTTTPAPSAPPSPTPRRSDASTPAASRETREKMTTRRKRIAEHLLESQHATAHLTTFNEVDMSAVMAVRSRLKERVEKEHGVRLSFMPFFVKAACLALKQYPTVNAQIDGDSIVYHHYVNMGIAVASDAGLVVPNVKDADRKGMLDVSRGIDALAKRARDGKLAMDDLTCGTFTITNGGVFGSLVSTPIINYPQVGILGLHKTQDRPVAINGKVEIRPMMYVALSYDHRIIDGQQAVLFLVRVKELMEDPASMLVD, encoded by the coding sequence ATGACGTCCATCAAAGTTCCGCCGCTTGGCGAATCGATCACGGAAGCCACGGTCTCGCGCTGGTTGAAGAAAGAGGGCGATGCGGTGGCGCCCGGCGATACGTTGGTCGAGCTCGAGACCGACAAGATCACCGTCGAGGTGCCGGCGATGAGCTCTGGCGTGCTCACGAAGCGTGCGCATGCGGAAGGCGATGTGGTGAAGGTGGATGATTTGCTGGCGGAGATTGATGAGGCGGGCGTCGGGGCGTCGACGCCGGGCGTCGAGGCGTCGGGACGTCGAGGCGTCGAGGCGACTGCAAATGCGCCCGCCGCAGCGAAAGCCGAGCCGACGCCTGCACCGGCGAGTGTGCCCCGGCAAACTGAGGTTCGCGCCTCGCCGGCCGCACAACGCGTTGCAGCCGAGACCGGTGCGGATTTGTCAAAGGTTCAAGGAACGGGACGTGGTGGCGTCGTCAGCAAGCCGGATGTCATCGAGCAATCGGCCAAGCCGGCACCGCAACCGTCTGCGCCAACGACGACACCCGCGCCTTCGGCCCCGCCCTCCCCGACGCCCCGGCGCTCAGACGCCTCGACGCCCGCCGCTTCTCGCGAAACCCGCGAAAAAATGACGACGCGCCGCAAGCGCATCGCCGAACATCTGCTCGAGTCACAGCACGCCACGGCGCATCTCACGACGTTCAACGAAGTCGACATGTCGGCCGTCATGGCCGTGCGTTCGCGTCTCAAGGAACGCGTCGAGAAAGAGCACGGCGTGCGCTTGTCCTTCATGCCGTTCTTCGTGAAGGCGGCGTGCCTGGCGCTCAAGCAGTATCCGACGGTCAACGCCCAAATCGACGGCGATTCGATCGTCTATCACCACTACGTGAACATGGGCATCGCGGTCGCATCGGACGCGGGGCTCGTGGTGCCGAACGTGAAAGACGCCGATCGCAAGGGCATGCTCGACGTCTCGCGCGGCATCGATGCACTCGCCAAGCGCGCGCGCGACGGCAAGCTCGCGATGGACGATCTCACGTGCGGCACGTTCACGATCACGAACGGCGGCGTCTTCGGCTCGCTCGTCTCGACGCCGATCATCAACTATCCGCAGGTCGGCATTCTCGGGCTGCACAAGACGCAAGACCGCCCGGTGGCGATCAACGGCAAGGTCGAGATCCGCCCGATGATGTACGTCGCGCTCTCGTACGATCACCGAATCATCGACGGGCAGCAGGCGGTGCTCTTTCTCGTTCGCGTGAAGGAGCTCATGGAAGATCCGGCGTCGATGTTGGTCGATTGA
- a CDS encoding zinc-binding dehydrogenase: MRALTISSHGTLDRVDYRDELPIPELSRPTDVRIRVSAAALNHLDLFVVSGLPGVNITPPWILGADASGVIDQVGTDVSGLSEGDHVIVNPGISDRTCEYCLAGEQPLCPRFALLGEHLPGTMAEYVVVPAANVRAIPAGTSSELAAAFTLATLTAWRMLVTRAQLRAGEDVLIWGIGGGVALAALQICKLIGARAWVVSSSAEKLRRAAELGAHELLDRTKVDVARAIRDRTKKRGMDVVVDNVGEATWNASLQALGRRGRLVTCGATSGPIVETDVRRLFWNQWSILGSTMGNDAEFDAIAEHFRAGRLQPVIDCVFNLEHGRAAMERLQSAAQFGKIVVRVS; this comes from the coding sequence TTGCGCGCGCTGACGATCTCCAGTCACGGCACCCTCGATCGCGTCGACTACCGCGACGAACTGCCCATTCCAGAGTTGTCCCGGCCAACCGACGTTCGCATTCGCGTCAGCGCGGCTGCGTTGAATCACCTGGACTTGTTCGTCGTGTCCGGGCTGCCCGGCGTCAACATCACGCCGCCGTGGATCCTCGGCGCGGACGCCAGCGGCGTCATCGACCAGGTCGGCACCGACGTCTCGGGCCTTTCCGAAGGCGATCATGTCATCGTCAACCCCGGCATCAGCGATCGCACGTGCGAGTACTGCCTGGCGGGCGAACAGCCCCTCTGCCCGCGCTTTGCGCTGCTCGGCGAACATCTCCCGGGCACGATGGCCGAGTACGTCGTGGTGCCGGCGGCCAACGTGCGCGCGATCCCGGCCGGCACGTCGTCCGAGCTCGCCGCGGCATTTACGCTCGCGACACTGACGGCGTGGCGCATGCTCGTGACGCGCGCCCAGCTGCGTGCCGGTGAAGATGTGCTCATCTGGGGAATCGGCGGCGGTGTGGCACTCGCGGCGCTCCAGATCTGCAAACTGATCGGTGCGCGAGCGTGGGTCGTGTCGAGCAGCGCCGAGAAACTGCGTCGCGCCGCCGAGCTCGGGGCTCACGAGCTGCTCGATCGCACGAAGGTCGACGTCGCGCGCGCGATTCGCGATCGAACGAAAAAGCGCGGCATGGATGTCGTCGTCGACAACGTCGGCGAAGCGACGTGGAATGCATCGCTACAAGCGCTGGGCCGGCGCGGCCGCCTGGTGACGTGCGGTGCGACGTCGGGCCCGATCGTCGAAACCGACGTGCGTCGGCTGTTCTGGAATCAGTGGTCCATCCTCGGGTCCACGATGGGGAACGATGCCGAGTTCGACGCGATCGCCGAGCACTTTCGCGCTGGGCGATTGCAGCCGGTCATCGACTGCGTGTTCAATCTCGAGCATGGCCGCGCCGCGATGGAGCGCCTGCAAAGCGCCGCGCAGTTCGGCAAGATCGTGGTGCGCGTATCGTGA
- a CDS encoding threonine/serine dehydratase has product MIDTQLVTLGDLEAAARVLAPVAVRTPLLPADPISDVVGAPVWIKPEMLQRGGAFKFRGAYNFLSRMDAEVRKRGVIAPSSGNHAQAVALAAKLFGVPATVVMPTTVTPAKRGGAERLGARVVLAGTTTFDRLSKAEELTREEGLTLVPPYDHPTIIAGQGTVGLEIADDLPRVENVLVPVGGGGFSAGVASAIKLRLPRARVIGVEPTTAPKLSRARAAGKPVKIEHSGGLADGLLAVEIGTVTFAHQQQYLDDVVLVDDDALTRAMRLLLDRMKLVVEPSGAITVAALLEKKFVPKGPTVAVLSGGNIEWDGLRGLLGG; this is encoded by the coding sequence TTGATCGATACACAGCTGGTCACTCTGGGCGACCTCGAGGCCGCGGCGCGCGTGTTGGCGCCCGTCGCCGTGCGCACGCCCTTGCTTCCCGCCGATCCCATCAGCGACGTCGTTGGCGCTCCGGTATGGATCAAGCCCGAGATGCTGCAGCGTGGCGGCGCGTTCAAGTTCCGCGGCGCGTACAACTTTCTCTCGCGCATGGACGCCGAGGTGCGAAAGCGCGGCGTGATCGCGCCGTCGTCGGGCAATCACGCGCAGGCGGTCGCACTCGCCGCCAAGCTGTTCGGCGTTCCGGCGACGGTCGTGATGCCGACCACCGTCACGCCCGCCAAGCGCGGCGGCGCCGAACGGTTGGGCGCGCGGGTGGTGCTCGCGGGCACCACGACGTTCGATCGTCTGAGCAAGGCCGAAGAGTTGACGCGCGAAGAAGGTCTCACGCTCGTTCCGCCGTACGATCACCCGACGATCATCGCCGGCCAGGGCACGGTGGGTTTAGAGATTGCTGATGACCTGCCGCGCGTCGAGAACGTGCTGGTGCCGGTGGGCGGCGGTGGTTTCAGCGCCGGCGTCGCGTCGGCGATCAAGCTGCGTTTGCCGCGCGCGCGCGTGATCGGCGTCGAGCCGACGACCGCGCCGAAGCTCAGCCGCGCGCGCGCCGCCGGAAAGCCGGTGAAGATCGAACATTCAGGCGGCCTGGCCGACGGACTGCTCGCGGTCGAGATCGGAACCGTCACGTTCGCGCACCAACAGCAGTATCTCGACGACGTCGTGCTCGTCGACGACGATGCCCTCACGCGCGCCATGCGATTGCTGCTCGATCGCATGAAGCTCGTCGTGGAACCGAGCGGCGCGATCACGGTCGCGGCGTTGTTGGAGAAGAAGTTCGTCCCGAAGGGACCGACCGTCGCCGTGTTGAGTGGCGGTAACATCGAATGGGACGGACTTCGTGGCCTCCTCGGCGGGTGA
- a CDS encoding diguanylate cyclase — protein sequence MASSAGETPGRVIVAEEDPFVSGALSWLLREQGYDVSPVSGRDELFAALTRVPPDLILLDGDVVQRDGAILGQLRSDNRFHDVRVIVTAPWAAIEDGGSGLPWGVDDCVSKPYRVPELLGRIRTQLRASGQLRAARAALKDTAAELERAREDAMSNRRLVDILHEVTGELSATEIYRILARRVARALEISHCSVVLARPGDLVGTVAAAHEDSSIHDVEIRLDQYPEITAALESERPVLVEDARLHPLFAGMRELWAQEGKSIDIRSVATIPFSIDRWRAGALFLRTDRSERSLTTEDVDFADVVIRAAVAAIRRAQALETTRADNRRLEALATTDPLTRVLNRRALLDRLTAEVDRARRFESALTLLLLDVDHFKQINDTAGHLAGDSVLRQLGALLEDAVRKVDVVARYGGEEFVVILPETSNDGATIFAERLRERIEGQAFDVSVDRPVHLTVSIGIATFPSPRITSTEDLFARADEALYRAKSGGRNQVRA from the coding sequence GTGGCCTCCTCGGCGGGTGAAACCCCGGGGCGAGTGATTGTCGCCGAGGAAGATCCGTTCGTCAGCGGCGCTCTTTCGTGGCTGTTGCGCGAGCAGGGCTACGACGTCAGCCCAGTCTCCGGGCGCGATGAGTTGTTCGCCGCGCTCACGCGTGTCCCGCCGGACCTGATCCTGCTCGACGGCGACGTCGTGCAGCGCGACGGCGCCATTCTCGGACAACTGCGCAGCGACAACCGCTTTCACGACGTTCGCGTCATCGTTACGGCGCCGTGGGCGGCGATCGAAGACGGCGGCTCCGGCCTGCCGTGGGGCGTGGACGATTGCGTGAGCAAGCCCTATCGCGTGCCCGAGCTCCTGGGCCGTATTCGCACGCAGCTCCGCGCCAGCGGCCAACTGCGCGCGGCGCGCGCCGCGCTCAAGGACACCGCGGCCGAGCTGGAACGCGCGCGGGAGGATGCCATGAGCAACCGCCGGCTCGTGGACATTCTGCACGAGGTCACGGGCGAGCTGTCGGCCACCGAGATCTACCGCATTCTCGCGCGGCGCGTGGCGCGTGCGTTGGAGATCTCGCATTGCTCGGTCGTGCTCGCGCGGCCGGGGGATCTCGTCGGCACGGTCGCGGCAGCCCATGAGGATTCTTCAATTCACGACGTCGAGATCAGGCTGGATCAGTATCCGGAGATCACGGCGGCGCTCGAGTCGGAACGGCCCGTGCTGGTCGAGGATGCCCGGCTCCATCCGCTGTTCGCGGGCATGCGCGAACTGTGGGCGCAGGAAGGGAAATCGATCGACATTCGTTCCGTCGCGACGATTCCGTTCTCGATCGACCGCTGGCGCGCCGGGGCGCTGTTCCTGCGCACCGATCGCAGCGAGCGCAGTCTCACGACGGAAGACGTCGATTTCGCAGACGTCGTCATCCGCGCCGCCGTCGCCGCGATTCGCCGCGCGCAGGCGCTCGAGACGACGCGGGCCGACAATCGCCGCCTCGAGGCGCTGGCGACGACGGATCCGCTGACGCGGGTGCTCAACCGCCGAGCGCTGCTCGATCGGCTGACGGCCGAGGTCGATCGGGCGCGGCGGTTCGAGTCGGCGCTCACGCTGCTGCTGCTCGACGTCGACCACTTCAAGCAGATCAACGATACCGCGGGCCATCTGGCCGGCGACAGCGTATTGCGGCAGCTGGGCGCCCTGCTCGAGGACGCGGTGCGCAAAGTCGACGTCGTCGCGCGGTATGGCGGCGAGGAATTCGTCGTCATCCTGCCCGAGACGTCGAACGACGGCGCCACGATCTTCGCCGAGCGGTTGCGGGAGCGCATTGAAGGGCAGGCGTTCGACGTCAGCGTCGATCGGCCGGTGCATTTGACCGTGAGCATCGGAATCGCCACCTTTCCTTCCCCTCGCATCACATCGACTGAGGACTTGTTCGCGCGCGCCGACGAAGCGTTGTATCGCGCGAAGTCCGGTGGACGCAACCAGGTGCGTGCCTGA